The following nucleotide sequence is from Synchiropus splendidus isolate RoL2022-P1 chromosome 1, RoL_Sspl_1.0, whole genome shotgun sequence.
aataatttcGCCAGTACGGTCGGATCTTCCTCTGGCCGCCAATGTCCCAGACATTCAGTTTAAAACCTTGTGACTGCACACTTTTTATGTTGAATCCCTGCAGACAACAATTTGGTATTATGCACCTTAATACTGTTCTTTGCTGTACAAGACGTGACAACTGGAGTGGCAGGTGGCAGCGACATTTAGGTACTGTGATAATCTGATTGTTGAGAAGTGGGAACAGACCTGTGTAGGGGTGATATGGCTGATGTCCTCAGAAGCCAATTGTTTGAGCAGAGTGGTCTTTCCTCCATTATCTAACCCCAGCAGAAGTATCCTCACCTCCTGATCTGGTGTGCTTTTCAGCTTCCGCAAAATTGACAGTAATCCCTGCAACaaattgaatcagaatcagattcagTAAATTTTCTGTGGATTATAAAGATtataatggaaaaaataaaaattgaccCTGTCTGTGACAATGTGGCTTCGCATCTCAATCACACTGCTCGGATCGGATGAGACCTTGAGTGGGAAAACTTTCCTTCTTATGTAAATATACATCTGAACACAACCCAAATCACCATACTCCGTCATGTGTGGGCATTTGTGTCTATGACACTGTCCATcaacaatattaaaaaagaaCTCACCACTAATCCTGATTGTTTGAGTAatctcacttcctgctgtccCTTCAGCGGCTTCTTCTGTACTGTAAAAATCTCCTGTGCTCTGGTGACGTGCTTGTTCCtcactgtttttctctttgtgaTTCTATGGAACGCTTCCCTGTCATTTCACTTTCACACCAACACTTTCTTTACCCTTCCTCTTCCGCTTTCTGTATCATTACCGAAGTTCTCCTCCCTTGCCAGATCCCTTCTCTGGAGATCAACAAAGAACACCTTTATTAAAGAGTCTGAATGGGGATGCTAGCAGGCGCAGCAACTGACCTCCATTTTACCACTGAGATTTATCACGGGGCTAAAAGCTCACATCAAAGTATGTTACCAGTTAAGGGCCAACATAGATTAGGAGTTAAAGCTGTGCTTCTATTACAAGGCTGCCTTTTGAAAAATTTCGTGTCATCACCTACTATTACGACTGAATGGCTTTACAATAAAGTAATGATGCGCCATTACGTTGCTTTCTTTATAAAACACGCCCCGTTATTGTAGCGGAAATCAGTGCATCTTCCCTTCTGGTACTAAGTCTAGACAGGAACTGAATAAACAGTTGAATAAATCTTGCGTGTAAACTCCATTAGAAAGTAACATTTTCTGTCCGCTACAAAGCGCATTTCTTGTCCGCATCCAGGTGGGAGTCTCATTAAAAGGCCGTGCAAGTTCGCGTGAGGTCCACACGGTGGCCCACATCCATGAGCTAGCACCATATTTGCAGCGTAAACTAACACCAACCAGCAGCTGAATCTAAAGTATCTATTGCACCTTCGAATGTTTATTTACGCGGCGCTCCTCGTTCGCACGCAAAGTGAGCTAAACATAGCTAGCGAGCTAAGCTAATCTCCCAAGATAATAGAGCGAAGCAACAAGGCGGCTTTTTATACGAGGGCATTTATAGAGACCACAACACAGTATGTCGATGAGCGGGGTTGAATAAGGCTGGGGATGGTTGGCAGTCGACGTTTGGTCAATGAGAAGGCCGTTATAAAGCAGAAAGTAGCTACTTTTGAGGAGGAATGATACTCACCATCTTGTTGCCTTCTCTCTCCTGGAGACGCCGCCGAGGGTTACTAAGGGGAGTGACGTCAGACGCACGGTGGCTAATCACGACGTAAAACGCACAGCATCAGAATCCtgatcagaatagaatttattgaaTTTGAATATAGAATTTATAGAATTTattggtcagtgggggtcccaccaactaggaaagtgcttcgaaataaagtgctgttttataaataaaataaaataaaatgaaataaaaagtagTTATGAAAGTTCTGttatgaacaacaaaaacatctaaATAGAGACACTGAGGAATCTTCATTGTTTGTACATTGAAAACCCAAATAATTCTCCTTATCCTACAGGGTAAcattaaacaataaatacataaaaagttaaaatataACCTCAGTTACATTGGAATGTACAACAAGATCAATACAAAAGGCCATGTTTGCACGTATACAAGTACCATATTGTGGCTGTATGTGGTGCACATGGACAACCTGCGGCCGATAGAGTGTTCTTCACGCCACTGACTCTGCTTTTCAGAGGCGCCTTATTGACCCTCAAGTCTTCAACTAGTTCCTGGGTTTTTGACACATTGGTGGTTCTGCTCTCAGCAAGTTGTACGCCAGtctccacagccgagtcatcATTGTACTTCCAGAGGTCTCGGGCGTCAGCACAAATAAGAGTgaacaggaaggaagagagCGCAGTCCCAGTGTGGGTCTCCATTGTTGCTCTGTCATACTTCACACTTGCTGTGGTTATGCAGTCAGACACGTGAGGAATCCAGCCTCGTGACTGTCATGTCAtggtgtcatgtttgtcatTTAATTTACCGTGATTTATTTCACAATTTCATGTCTAACAAATGCCAATTACCATTTGTTGATGCAATTACATTCTTGTCCAGTGGGTGGCGGTAGAAAAATCTTGTGGTGTTGTAGAAGAAGATAGGGTCCGTGGCAGAAAGCCTCACACCCCGGTTTGTGATTGGTCCGCGGTATGCCACGTGCGCAATTCTCGACTACCCGAGCACATTTGTCCACTTGGCAGGTTACTGGTGTGGCAGCACCTCGCGGGCGTCTTAGCGTAGTAAGtattgtgttattattgttgtgaacgTGCTTGATAATACGCCTCCACGACCGCTCGACCGATTCCAAGTCCGAATGAGAGTAATCTGAGTCACGAGTTGCATCACCCCGACTTTCCACTGTGAATTTCACTTCTTGTCACTTACTGACACGTCATCGCGATATACGTTTAATATTCAATGCACATGTAAACACCCATCCTAAATAATAGTGGAAACGTGTTAAAAGCGTCCACATGTTGTCGACCCTTGCAGATCCTGTTTGACCAGACAGTTCTGTAACGTTCTACTAGTCAAGTGTTGGCTTAGTGGAAGTCCTGGCTTTGCTGCTCACACCTGGTAGTATGAGATCATTGGTTGTGATTCCTGAATGTTTGTGCCTTGGAATGACTATAGCTACAGTttaatgcttatttatttaatgctaATTCTCTGGTTTGCCAAACGAATCTTCTATTTATTTACATCTGTTACGTATCTTACCTCATAGCAGCCTGTGTTGTCTGTTTGTTCACCATTTAACATTCCCACAGTCCAGGAGCCAACGTTTGGAAGGGAATGCGAGATTAAGAAGTATtctgtcctcctccacctctcgaAGGTTATTTTTTGCATGCTGTTATGAATCTGTTGGTCtgtgagcagaaaaaaacaaagtagaGTGCACATTTCAAAAAAAGTCTCAGGAATATTTTTATTGGGACAAGGAATGTATGATAGTTTGATAATTTCATATTAACTATATATTATGAAATGATTATTCCATTCACATTCATGATAACACAGCAGCAAGATAATATAAGATAAGgtaacaaataaaaatagacaAACCAGAATTGTCCTGATATATCCTCCATGTATTTTATGTGGCTCTCTTGGGGACTTTGTAGACAACAAAATGTTgatgaacaaatgaatattttagccataaaattaaaaaagtttttaaCCTATGTGTAATCTGTCTGACAAGTTTTTAAGTTTGAAAAATATGCTGTTTGGGCAAAGAACGGCTTTCCTTAGGTGAACTGTTGGTTGTCCAAAGGTTAAGTAATGGGAGATAACAGTCTGTTAATGTTACACGACAGGTCCCACTGGTTGGAAAAGAGCAGTCTTTGGCTGCTTTTCTGCTCTCACCTTTGTTGGGTTCATACTCCTTCACTCAAACTTTGAATTCCTCTGTCTTTCAGATTtgacctgcagcagctgaggagcgATTGACAGCTGCTCACAGTCCATTGCAGACAGAAGAACTCTTTTCTAAAACCCGCTATGGCTTTGAATTCGTTTGATATTGATGCTCCACGATGGGACCAGTCGACGTTTATGGGTCGActcaaacatttcttcaacaTCACCGATTTTCGAACGGCAGCTCTGCCAGACTCACGCCTGGACGAGGCCAAAGCTTTGGTAGAAAGCTGCAGGTGAGACTACTATTAGCAGTTATTTATTAAAACACATGACAGctggttttatttcatttttgtcaacTTGCACCAACTGTAAATTGACTCATACTCCAGTTGAAACTAGAAATGGAACTTGACCTGAGTGAGGACACGGCATGTGACGACCTTCTTTCTCTGCTTATATAACAGCTGGAAAccacacaagtgtgtgttctGGAGTAACCGGGACATGTAGTGAAAGGTggatacaaaaacatttaagtGAAGCCAAGAACGCTATCATCATTTTCACCCTGAGCATTCTGCAAAAACTGCACAAATGAATCGACGTTTGATGTACTGTTTGTAATTGTATTGTTCTTTTAGATCTGTGTGTCAAGCAATTTTCTTCAATGTCATATGTATGCTCACAGAATGCTTGAAAAAGGTTAAAAGCCTgcactttgaaaaacacaacttaAAAAGTATTGgtgattgaaagaaaaaaatcatgaagaAAATATGCCTGAAAATTCCTGCTGTGTTTCAGGGCTGGATCGGTCCCTCCTGGGACGACTGAGGAGCAGCTCTACTATGCAAAGAAACTGTATGATTCAGCGTTCCACCCAGACACTGGCGACCGAATGAACATCATCGGCCGAATGTCCTTTCAGGTTCCAGGTGGAATGGCTATCACTGGTGCCATGCTGCAGTTCTACAGGTGAGTGAAGGAGCAGTGAAGGTCTCAGCTTGTCCTGGCACTGTGTGactttaatgttttcttttagaACGGTTCCTGCTGTGGTGTTCTGGCAGTGGGTGAATCAGTCTTTCAACGCTTTGGTCAACTACACAAACCGTAATGCTGCGTCGCCCATCACTCCCAAGTAAGATGAAGACAATCAGAGTATGAGAGTCAGTGTGGCTGCGACCAACAAAACTGATTCATCATCTCCTTGTAACATCTCAGGCAGATCGGCGTTGCTTATGTTACAGCAACCAGCACAGCTCTGGCAACAGCTGTGGGACTCAACCTCTACACTAAGGTAACAAGTACATTCAGAAATGTCTGTGTTAACAGTAGCAAATAATTACTATTAGAAAGGGAACTATACAGTAGAGACTAGAGTTTGGTGGCACACAGGAAGGTCAAAACACTAGATGGGTATTACAATAAGAGCTTTTGTTTGCAGTTGgccattattttttatgttgttgttgcGAACATCAAGTGCACCGTATCTCAAAGAAAAGTGACCCACATTGCTGTTCTGCTTTTGTAATAATGAATCCTTGTCCCTGTCTACAATCTATTTGCAGGATTATGTATATGTTGTGCAGCTCTTATGTTTGtatgtgttttttaatttacaGAAAGCTCCTCCTCTTGTTGCTCGCTGGGTTCCTTTCGCCGCCGTGGCCGCAGCCAACTGTGTAAACATTCCCATGATGAGGCAACAGTGAGTTGATACTCAGTGATCGAAACAAACACTGAACATGCATATCTCTGAACACTGTAGCTTAGGCTAGGAAATCCAACTCTGTCTGTGATCACAGGGAAGTCCTGAATGGAATCGCTGTTACGGACGAAAATGGCAACAAGCTGGGTCACTCCAAGGTCAGACATTTCATTGTTTAAGGACAGAGTGTAAAAGGCATGATGGTATTCAAACTCAAAACCATCTTTCAGAAAGCGGCTAAGAAAGGCATTGCTCAAGTCGTCATTTCAAGGATCACTATGGCTGCCCCAGGAATGAGT
It contains:
- the sfxn2 gene encoding sideroflexin-2 — its product is MALNSFDIDAPRWDQSTFMGRLKHFFNITDFRTAALPDSRLDEAKALVESCRAGSVPPGTTEEQLYYAKKLYDSAFHPDTGDRMNIIGRMSFQVPGGMAITGAMLQFYRTVPAVVFWQWVNQSFNALVNYTNRNAASPITPKQIGVAYVTATSTALATAVGLNLYTKKAPPLVARWVPFAAVAAANCVNIPMMRQQEVLNGIAVTDENGNKLGHSKKAAKKGIAQVVISRITMAAPGMIILPIIMQRLEKYKFMQRITYLHGPIQVMLVGCFLIFMVPAACSLFPQRCSMAVSKLEPELRDCIVSQYGDRVQHVYFNKGL
- the arl3b gene encoding ADP-ribosylation factor-like protein 3, with the protein product MVNKQTTQAAMSHRASDVTPLSNPRRRLQEREGNKMGLLSILRKLKSTPDQEVRILLLGLDNGGKTTLLKQLASEDISHITPTQGFNIKSVQSQGFKLNVWDIGGQRKIRPYWRNYFENTDVLIYVIDSADRKRFEETGQELAELLDEEKLSGVPLLIFANKQDLLTAAPAAEIAEGLNLHTIRDRMWQIQSCSALTSEGIQEGMNWVCKSVNSKKK